A section of the Blastocatellia bacterium genome encodes:
- a CDS encoding VWA domain-containing protein, with product MKTTLNTQLNQVDICFVIDTTGSMSSFIQAAKQHLLNMISTLGAINGLDWQVGLVEYRDHPPQDRSFVVKTYALTKDLAKMQKSIQALKADGGGDQAEAVYDGLAAACKQMSWRDHSCRFAILVGDAPPHGFQLEEINELNVINKVKNVGDSWPELCPCGLTGKSVAALAEEKRVTLYAISMTNCKFTLGAFTEVANGTGGHCSQSSKIDEVLKEIKNVLDSEFQNILFDKLVLEQVDKSKEINVQEIADGLASPRLQVVSAIGRLGRRGFLDKYAVKKTKSQ from the coding sequence ATGAAAACAACATTAAATACACAATTAAATCAAGTAGATATTTGCTTTGTAATTGATACAACAGGAAGTATGTCTAGTTTTATTCAAGCGGCTAAACAACACCTATTGAATATGATTAGCACATTAGGAGCAATCAACGGGCTAGATTGGCAAGTTGGATTAGTTGAATATCGTGACCATCCTCCACAAGATAGATCATTTGTAGTTAAAACCTATGCTTTAACCAAGGATTTAGCAAAAATGCAAAAGTCTATTCAAGCCTTAAAAGCTGATGGCGGTGGCGACCAGGCAGAAGCAGTTTATGACGGTTTAGCAGCAGCTTGTAAACAAATGTCTTGGCGTGATCATAGCTGTAGATTTGCTATTTTAGTTGGTGATGCTCCTCCACACGGTTTCCAATTAGAAGAAATAAACGAACTTAATGTAATTAATAAGGTAAAAAATGTGGGTGATAGCTGGCCTGAACTTTGTCCTTGTGGTTTAACTGGTAAAAGCGTTGCAGCACTTGCTGAAGAAAAGCGCGTTACACTTTATGCAATTTCTATGACTAACTGTAAATTTACTTTAGGAGCTTTTACAGAAGTTGCTAATGGTACAGGTGGACATTGCAGCCAATCTAGCAAGATTGATGAAGTATTAAAGGAAATCAAAAACGTGCTAGATAGTGAATTTCAAAACATCTTGTTTGACAAGTTAGTTTTAGAACAAGTGGACAAGTCAAAAGAAATTAATGTCCAAGAGATAGCTGACGGTTTGGCTTCTCCACGCTTACAAGTAGTTTCTGCAATTGGTCGATTGGGTAGACGTGGATTTTTAGACAAATATGCTGTTAAAAAGACAAAAAGCCAATAG
- a CDS encoding isoaspartyl peptidase/L-asparaginase gives MLKRISLYLLITLILAFLISETPTYSNAEQPFRLAIHGGAGVILRENLSAEDEKAYHEKLSEALQAGHQVLKNGGKSLDAVETAIKILEDSPLFNAGKGAVFTSEGTIELDAAIMDGASLAAGSVAGTKHIKNPISLARMVMEKSPHVMMVGNGAEKFAQKQGMTLVDQKYFFTKRRFEQLQKEKAKESKKTSFLKTQLHDENKFGTVGAVALDKTGNLAAGTSTGGTTNKKFGRVGDAPIIGAGTYANNQTCAVSATGHGEYFIRAVVAYDISALMQYQKLSLKDASDKVVMDKLVKFGGAGGVICIDKDGNIAMPFNTPGMYRGSIDENGKITTSIFR, from the coding sequence ATGCTTAAAAGAATATCACTATATTTGTTAATAACTTTAATATTAGCTTTTTTAATATCTGAAACACCTACTTATTCTAATGCTGAGCAACCTTTTAGGCTTGCAATTCACGGCGGAGCAGGGGTTATTTTAAGAGAAAATCTTTCTGCTGAAGATGAAAAAGCCTACCATGAAAAATTATCAGAAGCTTTGCAAGCAGGTCATCAAGTGCTAAAAAACGGTGGTAAAAGCCTGGATGCTGTAGAAACTGCAATAAAAATCTTAGAAGATTCTCCACTTTTTAACGCTGGTAAAGGTGCAGTTTTTACTAGCGAAGGTACTATAGAGCTAGATGCTGCTATTATGGATGGCGCAAGCTTAGCAGCAGGTTCTGTTGCAGGCACAAAACATATAAAAAATCCAATCTCACTAGCTCGTATGGTTATGGAAAAATCTCCTCATGTAATGATGGTTGGAAATGGAGCAGAAAAGTTTGCTCAAAAACAAGGCATGACGCTAGTTGACCAAAAATACTTTTTTACTAAACGTCGTTTTGAACAACTTCAAAAAGAAAAAGCTAAGGAATCTAAAAAAACTTCTTTTCTTAAAACACAACTCCATGATGAAAATAAATTTGGTACTGTAGGCGCGGTAGCTTTAGATAAAACAGGTAATTTAGCTGCTGGTACTTCTACAGGAGGAACTACTAATAAAAAATTTGGCCGTGTTGGAGATGCTCCAATTATTGGTGCTGGTACTTATGCCAATAATCAAACTTGCGCCGTGTCTGCTACAGGTCACGGAGAATATTTTATTCGTGCGGTTGTAGCTTATGATATTTCTGCTTTGATGCAATATCAAAAATTATCTCTAAAAGATGCGTCAGATAAAGTAGTAATGGATAAACTAGTCAAGTTTGGTGGTGCTGGTGGAGTTATTTGTATTGATAAAGATGGAAATATTGCTATGCCTTTTAATACACCTGGAATGTATCGAGGCTCAATAGATGAAAATGGTAAAATTACTACTAGTATTTTTAGATAG
- a CDS encoding SUMF1/EgtB/PvdO family nonheme iron enzyme, with protein MEGHTGAIYTASYSKTGKLIATTSADKTAKTWDSSSGQLKHTLIGHQAAVVSLAFSPDEKLLVTGSTDKTAKIWRLQDGQLLNIQISHQSGVTDCKFSPDGKEILTTSNDTKAYLWESSTGKLLWTLEGHTADIVTGDFSFDGNLIITNSYDNTIRIWERTTGKFLVAFAEHKDSVVGGLFSHKMDKILSASADKTAKIWQLEVEKRSPKEVSKIVEEKVQLKLVEGRLISTQPPVQESVKEVVKVEEHVGENLYIEDLGDGLKLEMLKIQAGEFEMGSPATEKGHNGDERLHKVKISKDFYIGRYEVTQTQWKAIAGLPTINIPLKSDPSRFKGDNLPVENISWHEVVEFCARLSKLAGKQYRLPTEAEWEYVARAGNKSEYPDNLEEVAWFEKNSGGKTHIVGQRKANPWGLYDMFGNVYEWCSDWYGDYPTTEIVDPSGATSGATRVGRGCSWLNPTVYCRSAYRLYGSPNTRNNFLGLRLVMVPK; from the coding sequence TTGGAAGGGCATACAGGAGCTATTTATACTGCAAGTTATAGTAAAACTGGGAAGTTAATAGCTACTACTTCAGCAGATAAAACAGCTAAAACTTGGGATAGTAGTAGTGGTCAATTAAAACACACGCTAATTGGACATCAAGCAGCAGTAGTAAGCCTTGCTTTTAGCCCAGATGAAAAATTATTAGTAACAGGTAGCACGGATAAAACTGCAAAAATTTGGCGATTACAAGATGGTCAATTACTTAACATACAAATTAGTCATCAATCAGGCGTAACAGACTGTAAATTTAGTCCTGATGGAAAGGAAATTTTAACTACAAGTAATGATACAAAAGCTTATCTTTGGGAAAGTTCTACAGGAAAATTACTTTGGACATTAGAAGGCCATACAGCAGATATAGTAACTGGGGATTTTAGCTTTGATGGAAATTTAATTATTACTAATTCTTATGACAACACTATAAGAATATGGGAAAGAACTACTGGCAAATTCCTTGTAGCATTTGCAGAACATAAAGACTCTGTAGTTGGAGGCTTATTTTCCCATAAAATGGATAAAATACTTAGTGCTAGTGCTGATAAAACGGCAAAAATTTGGCAACTAGAAGTAGAGAAACGCTCCCCTAAAGAAGTAAGTAAAATAGTAGAAGAAAAAGTCCAACTAAAATTAGTAGAAGGAAGATTAATTTCTACCCAACCACCAGTACAAGAATCAGTAAAAGAGGTTGTAAAAGTAGAAGAACATGTAGGAGAAAACCTTTATATAGAAGATTTAGGAGACGGATTAAAGTTAGAGATGTTAAAAATTCAAGCAGGAGAATTTGAAATGGGATCACCTGCTACAGAAAAAGGACACAATGGAGATGAACGACTACATAAAGTGAAAATATCAAAAGATTTTTATATAGGAAGATATGAAGTAACACAAACTCAATGGAAAGCAATAGCAGGCTTACCTACAATAAATATACCTCTTAAATCAGATCCTTCCAGATTTAAAGGAGATAATTTACCAGTAGAAAATATAAGTTGGCATGAAGTTGTAGAATTTTGCGCAAGGCTATCAAAATTAGCGGGAAAACAATATCGTTTACCAACAGAAGCAGAATGGGAATATGTGGCAAGAGCGGGTAACAAGAGTGAATATCCAGACAATTTAGAAGAAGTAGCTTGGTTTGAAAAAAACTCTGGCGGTAAAACACATATTGTAGGACAAAGGAAAGCAAACCCTTGGGGTTTATATGATATGTTTGGAAATGTTTATGAATGGTGTTCAGATTGGTATGGAGATTATCCAACTACAGAAATTGTGGATCCAAGTGGGGCAACATCTGGGGCAACCCGTGTTGGTCGTGGTTGTAGTTGGCTTAATCCAACTGTTTATTGTCGCTCAGCATATCGACTTTATGGCTCACCAAATACACGTAACAATTTCTTAGGACTGCGTTTAGTGATGGTGCCAAAGTAA
- a CDS encoding protein kinase — protein sequence MNIDKIDPIVGRTLGDFLVKEKLGEGGFGAVYKATQLTLEREAVIKVLHTRHRTNKSVIKRFKREARLASSLEHPYCAHIYSFGAESDGLLWIAMEMVAGTPLNEILKSQGSLSLEKFVPLLDKICEVVHTAHEAGIIHRDLKPANVMIISRAGRLLPKLLDFGIAKDLHQNSPEEKIGFIDKSPKYRDSKETNKINSQKTITNDHFVVKTDALNDKNTVVDNDNLIDQETIIKSNGLRNQETIIENNNLIDQETTISNENIDIEDFLKLGQIANNKKPVIELKINKNSINIETLKTHGVIGTPSYMPPEQWENGANADARSDIYSLGILAYQAITGTVPFKEKGFELYGAHLSKPVPPLKSSFPSKLNDVLQKALSKRVEDRYQTALEFAKNFHQAANFDEEKANLPQFDEIVKENLLTNAPKPIAESVASLLASHNAYKFKDRVLLVFRVLIRYIGILSIASYTSIADKIQNNELINKSISALYQETLNEAQWIELSRELCRSFAKKRDALLLLNLYHFFC from the coding sequence ATGAATATTGACAAAATAGATCCTATTGTTGGTAGAACACTAGGAGATTTTCTAGTAAAAGAAAAACTAGGGGAAGGTGGTTTTGGTGCTGTTTATAAAGCTACTCAACTAACCTTAGAGCGAGAAGCAGTAATAAAAGTACTACATACTAGGCATAGAACAAATAAAAGTGTTATAAAGCGTTTTAAGCGAGAGGCCCGCTTAGCTTCAAGTTTGGAGCATCCATATTGCGCACATATTTATTCATTTGGGGCAGAAAGCGATGGATTACTTTGGATTGCAATGGAAATGGTTGCTGGGACTCCACTAAATGAAATACTTAAGTCTCAAGGCTCACTTTCTTTAGAAAAATTTGTACCACTGTTAGATAAAATTTGTGAAGTGGTTCATACAGCACATGAAGCAGGAATTATTCATCGGGACTTAAAACCTGCCAACGTTATGATTATTTCTCGTGCTGGTCGTTTACTCCCCAAACTTTTAGATTTTGGTATTGCTAAAGACTTGCATCAAAACTCTCCTGAAGAAAAAATTGGTTTTATTGATAAAAGCCCTAAATATAGAGATTCTAAAGAAACTAATAAAATTAACAGTCAAAAAACTATTACAAATGATCATTTTGTAGTTAAAACTGATGCTTTGAATGATAAAAATACTGTTGTTGATAATGATAATTTAATAGATCAAGAAACTATCATTAAAAGTAATGGTTTAAGAAATCAAGAAACTATAATTGAAAATAATAATTTAATAGATCAAGAAACTACTATTAGTAATGAGAATATAGATATAGAAGATTTCTTAAAATTAGGACAAATAGCTAATAATAAAAAGCCAGTAATAGAGCTTAAAATAAATAAAAATAGTATAAATATAGAAACACTTAAAACACATGGAGTTATAGGTACTCCATCTTACATGCCCCCAGAACAATGGGAAAATGGAGCAAATGCTGATGCTAGAAGTGATATTTATTCTTTAGGAATTTTGGCTTATCAAGCCATTACTGGCACAGTTCCTTTTAAGGAAAAAGGTTTTGAACTTTATGGAGCGCATCTTTCTAAACCTGTTCCTCCTCTTAAGAGTTCTTTTCCTAGTAAACTTAATGATGTTTTACAAAAAGCCTTATCTAAAAGAGTAGAAGATCGCTATCAAACAGCTTTAGAATTTGCAAAGAATTTTCATCAAGCAGCAAACTTTGATGAAGAGAAAGCTAATTTGCCTCAATTTGATGAGATAGTAAAAGAAAATTTATTAACTAATGCACCAAAGCCAATAGCAGAAAGTGTTGCAAGCCTTCTAGCTTCCCACAATGCTTATAAATTCAAAGATAGAGTTTTATTAGTTTTTCGCGTTTTAATTCGCTATATAGGTATATTATCTATAGCTAGTTATACTAGTATCGCTGATAAGATACAAAATAATGAGTTAATAAATAAATCAATAAGTGCTTTATATCAAGAAACACTAAATGAAGCACAATGGATAGAACTTTCTAGAGAATTATGCCGCTCATTTGCTAAAAAGAGAGATGCTTTGCTGTTGCTGAACTTGTATCACTTTTTTTGCTAA
- a CDS encoding serine/threonine protein kinase encodes MLKLTPGDLIGPYTLVKKLGGGQFSDVWLAERRGRFATTQVALKIIREEFQDQNEIARESQLWAQLGTHPNILPIIEADIYNDVPVIVTEYVPDGSLDDWLQKHKGLAPTIESALSMALGIVIGLAHLHSKNIVHRDLKPANIMLAGEIPRLTDFGVSRQLTSENTHSIAGTPAYMAPEMFDGKRSPQVDIWSMGVLLYKMLCGKLPFPQNGVALIYAVSMTEPDPMPKTIPILLRQIVIKALSKDPGNRYTSGAEMKVAWK; translated from the coding sequence ATGCTAAAGCTAACTCCAGGAGACTTGATTGGCCCTTATACTTTGGTAAAAAAGCTTGGAGGTGGACAATTTAGCGATGTTTGGTTAGCTGAACGTCGTGGTAGATTTGCCACCACTCAAGTAGCACTAAAAATCATTCGAGAAGAATTTCAAGACCAAAACGAAATTGCTAGAGAATCTCAACTCTGGGCCCAATTAGGTACTCATCCAAATATCTTACCAATAATTGAGGCTGATATTTATAATGATGTCCCTGTAATAGTTACTGAGTATGTACCAGATGGCTCATTAGATGATTGGTTGCAAAAACATAAAGGATTAGCCCCAACCATAGAATCTGCTCTGTCAATGGCATTAGGTATTGTTATAGGTCTTGCTCATTTACATAGCAAAAATATAGTTCATAGAGACTTAAAACCTGCAAATATAATGTTGGCTGGTGAGATTCCACGTTTAACAGATTTTGGAGTTTCACGCCAATTAACTTCAGAAAATACACATAGCATTGCTGGTACGCCTGCTTATATGGCACCAGAAATGTTTGATGGTAAACGTAGTCCACAAGTTGATATTTGGTCAATGGGTGTTCTGCTATACAAAATGCTATGTGGGAAATTACCTTTTCCTCAAAATGGGGTAGCTTTAATTTATGCTGTTTCGATGACTGAACCTGACCCAATGCCTAAAACCATCCCCATCCTGTTACGTCAGATTGTGATTAAAGCCTTAAGTAAAGATCCGGGTAATCGGTATACTTCTGGTGCAGAAATGAAAGTAGCTTGGAAGTAG
- a CDS encoding HNH endonuclease, with protein sequence MPRAVRLVWKDSAEVVELDGDSKLRSPSFSFAAPSVVRLKNYIDVRVRQRRSASKRLAILMRDRFRCQYCGLKGTHFELTLDHIIPRARGGTTDPENLCAACFPCNQRKGDRTPDEARMPLLAHPSAFYYGLEKAALRSAIEGRPEWRKYLCLPELETNIA encoded by the coding sequence ATGCCTCGAGCAGTTCGCCTAGTTTGGAAAGATTCTGCTGAAGTTGTAGAGCTTGACGGAGACAGTAAACTACGTTCTCCAAGTTTTAGCTTTGCTGCTCCTTCAGTAGTTCGGCTAAAAAATTATATAGATGTACGTGTTCGCCAACGTCGTTCTGCTAGCAAACGTCTTGCTATCTTGATGCGTGACCGTTTCCGTTGTCAATACTGTGGCCTTAAGGGTACACACTTTGAGTTAACCTTGGATCACATCATCCCACGCGCTAGAGGTGGAACAACTGACCCAGAAAACCTTTGTGCAGCTTGTTTTCCTTGTAACCAGCGCAAAGGCGACCGTACACCAGATGAAGCAAGAATGCCGCTGTTAGCTCATCCTAGTGCATTCTACTATGGACTAGAAAAGGCTGCTCTACGCAGTGCTATAGAAGGTCGTCCAGAATGGCGTAAGTACCTATGTTTACCTGAGCTAGAGACTAACATTGCCTGA
- a CDS encoding putative peptide maturation dehydrogenase: MRSRRSSFVFFYAEDNIIPDLNAFLQGQLSTKKATTIWALSAIYGKPCAIEKKDLEVFLSFSSSEWTNIEKSEISDILRLASIGLLLVDDDSEIYKEYLRREQKLYQEQWNVYAAIYHFLNKWKDFHSDRNIPTNLQELSKRKFLSPKILSKFVSEHGKPPEHFHKLKDTQIKGTQTLPLKKEFVDKDPFLQLLKNRRTCREFDDQVSISQEVFSKLLYTVFGCQGKAHVYEDIWGIKRTSPSGGGLHPIEAYVLVINIEEITPGIYHYDTEEHKLNAIEYKSMAEARELANEFTAGQSYPRLSSALCIMTARFYRNYWKYRRHPKAYPVLYMDCAHLSQTFYLACSYFKLGSFVTGAINTANIEEHLRLDPYSESPLLICGCGIGLEESIGLDPVYTEVFPPNLSD, encoded by the coding sequence ATGCGAAGCCGTAGAAGTTCTTTTGTTTTTTTTTATGCAGAAGACAATATAATCCCTGATTTGAATGCCTTTTTGCAAGGACAGCTTTCAACAAAGAAAGCTACAACAATTTGGGCATTATCGGCTATTTATGGAAAACCTTGTGCTATTGAAAAAAAGGATCTGGAAGTTTTTCTAAGTTTTAGTAGTTCAGAATGGACAAACATTGAAAAGTCAGAAATATCTGACATATTAAGATTAGCATCTATTGGACTACTTCTTGTTGATGATGATAGTGAAATTTATAAAGAATATCTTCGTAGAGAGCAAAAGCTTTACCAAGAGCAATGGAATGTTTATGCAGCAATTTATCACTTCCTTAATAAATGGAAAGATTTTCATTCAGATAGAAACATCCCAACAAATTTACAAGAACTTTCAAAGAGGAAATTTCTCTCACCAAAAATACTTTCTAAATTTGTAAGTGAACATGGCAAGCCTCCAGAACACTTTCATAAATTAAAAGATACTCAAATCAAAGGAACACAAACACTTCCTTTAAAAAAAGAGTTTGTTGATAAAGATCCTTTTTTACAACTTCTTAAAAATCGTCGTACTTGCCGAGAGTTTGATGATCAAGTATCAATATCCCAAGAAGTATTTTCAAAGTTGCTTTATACAGTTTTTGGTTGTCAAGGAAAAGCTCATGTTTATGAAGATATATGGGGAATAAAACGAACAAGCCCTTCTGGAGGAGGTCTTCACCCAATAGAAGCTTATGTATTAGTAATAAATATAGAAGAAATTACTCCTGGCATTTATCATTATGATACAGAAGAACATAAGTTAAATGCTATTGAGTACAAATCTATGGCAGAAGCTAGAGAACTAGCTAATGAATTTACAGCAGGACAATCCTATCCTCGTTTGTCTTCAGCCCTTTGCATAATGACTGCAAGATTTTATCGCAATTACTGGAAATATAGGCGACATCCTAAAGCATATCCTGTTCTTTATATGGATTGTGCGCATTTAAGCCAAACATTTTATTTAGCATGTTCTTACTTTAAACTTGGTTCTTTTGTTACAGGTGCAATTAATACCGCCAATATAGAAGAACACTTAAGGCTAGACCCTTATTCAGAAAGCCCTCTTCTTATATGCGGTTGTGGTATAGGACTAGAAGAATCCATAGGGTTAGATCCTGTATATACAGAAGTTTTTCCACCAAATTTAAGTGATTAG
- a CDS encoding metallophosphoesterase, which produces MIKKEDIRPLILSRREIIKSIGAVALSTLISPSFSPSSLISASPVKNEFRFIVLGDWGCGSDEQLRVAKQMLLAHQNKPIDFVLTVGDNIYRTGKKKHYPEYFEKTYDGLLKDEVKFFATLGNHDVIDGRYDQINYPMFNMGGKGFYTLKRGQGLVEFFMLDATSIDNEQLAWFENALKNSSALWKIALFHFPIYSSGSHHGSDEKLRKILEPLLIKYNVKTAFTGHEHIYERVKPQNGIQHFVTGGGGAKLYGIESKSSLTAASYVGWHFMLVEINDKGISFQTISDMGNLVDSGIIK; this is translated from the coding sequence GTGATTAAAAAAGAAGATATTCGTCCGCTTATTCTCTCAAGAAGAGAAATAATTAAATCTATTGGCGCAGTAGCACTTAGCACATTAATTAGTCCTTCATTTAGTCCTTCTTCATTAATTAGTGCAAGTCCTGTTAAAAATGAATTTCGCTTTATTGTTTTGGGTGACTGGGGCTGTGGTAGTGATGAGCAGTTGAGAGTTGCTAAACAAATGTTGCTAGCTCATCAAAATAAACCTATAGACTTTGTGTTAACGGTTGGAGATAACATTTATAGAACTGGTAAGAAAAAACATTATCCTGAATACTTTGAAAAAACTTACGATGGATTGCTTAAGGATGAAGTAAAGTTTTTTGCTACTTTAGGAAATCATGATGTTATTGATGGTCGATATGATCAAATCAATTACCCAATGTTTAATATGGGTGGAAAAGGTTTTTATACATTAAAAAGAGGCCAAGGTTTAGTTGAATTTTTTATGCTGGATGCAACTAGCATAGATAATGAACAACTAGCCTGGTTTGAAAATGCACTTAAAAATAGCAGTGCGTTATGGAAAATAGCTTTATTTCACTTTCCAATTTACTCATCAGGTTCTCATCATGGTTCAGACGAAAAGCTAAGAAAAATACTTGAACCTTTGCTTATAAAATACAATGTTAAGACTGCATTTACTGGACATGAACATATTTATGAACGGGTTAAGCCACAAAATGGAATTCAGCATTTTGTTACTGGTGGTGGAGGAGCAAAACTTTATGGAATAGAGTCAAAAAGTTCTCTTACGGCTGCTAGTTATGTTGGATGGCATTTTATGTTGGTAGAAATTAACGATAAAGGCATATCCTTTCAAACAATTAGCGATATGGGAAATTTAGTTGATAGCGGAATAATAAAATAA
- a CDS encoding PilZ domain-containing protein, whose protein sequence is MSDNTKTPPEAGLPVRLTIVDADDEGNRSRNIAGKVVDLSLQGMHIQTTTIESDSLNIIKDHTVAFKNRLDIEIDLPVGTVHIEGFAVWYRPAEDQINWSVGVYIKEMSSQDLELYESYLTSIGGI, encoded by the coding sequence ATGAGTGATAATACTAAAACTCCTCCAGAAGCAGGACTGCCTGTTAGGTTAACAATTGTTGATGCAGACGATGAAGGAAACCGTTCTCGAAACATTGCAGGTAAAGTAGTAGATTTAAGCTTACAAGGGATGCACATTCAAACTACTACAATTGAAAGCGATTCATTAAATATCATTAAAGATCATACAGTTGCTTTTAAGAACCGACTAGACATAGAAATTGATCTACCTGTTGGAACAGTTCATATTGAAGGGTTTGCCGTGTGGTATCGTCCAGCAGAAGACCAAATTAACTGGAGTGTAGGAGTTTACATTAAGGAAATGTCTAGTCAAGATTTAGAATTATATGAAAGTTATTTAACTTCTATTGGTGGAATTTAA
- a CDS encoding formylglycine-generating enzyme family protein has protein sequence MLKSELQLNVSSSTVPNKTLLKPVIWVSTPNKKEIRSGAFKSLPNFSDFPFETVLLDKTGMIAARYSRTTRYFKENLTETVKLEMVEIPPGTFLMGSDKFVDSDSQATEEPRHAVKIPIFYMSKYLITQAQWVAIMQDNPSCFQVDGNLNLPVEQVSWFDVGEFCQRLSIKTGRYYHLPSEAQWEYAARAGTTSTFAFGETITSEIVNFNANFSLGVAPKGIYRKHTSTVGQLAFANAFGLYDCHGNLWEWCQDIYHRDYQGAPANEQAWEQGGDPLRRVLRGGAWISSGLMCRSAFRECSIPDKASNTIGFRIVVSL, from the coding sequence ATGCTAAAGTCTGAGTTGCAACTTAATGTATCATCATCAACTGTGCCTAATAAAACGCTCTTAAAACCAGTTATTTGGGTTTCAACACCTAATAAGAAAGAAATTCGCTCTGGAGCGTTTAAGAGTTTACCTAATTTTAGCGATTTTCCTTTTGAAACTGTGCTTTTAGATAAAACCGGTATGATTGCGGCACGTTATAGCCGGACAACTCGCTATTTTAAAGAAAATTTAACTGAAACAGTAAAATTGGAAATGGTAGAAATTCCACCAGGAACTTTTTTAATGGGGTCAGATAAATTTGTAGATTCAGATAGTCAAGCAACTGAAGAACCACGCCATGCAGTTAAAATTCCTATTTTTTATATGAGTAAATACTTAATTACTCAAGCTCAATGGGTGGCAATAATGCAGGACAATCCATCTTGTTTTCAAGTAGATGGAAACTTAAATCTACCTGTAGAACAAGTATCTTGGTTTGATGTAGGCGAATTTTGCCAACGCTTATCAATAAAAACAGGTAGGTATTATCATTTACCTAGTGAAGCACAATGGGAATATGCTGCAAGGGCTGGAACAACATCCACTTTTGCTTTTGGCGAAACTATTACAAGCGAAATTGTAAATTTTAATGCTAATTTTTCGCTAGGAGTTGCTCCAAAGGGTATTTACCGAAAACATACTAGTACAGTAGGCCAGTTAGCTTTTGCTAACGCTTTTGGACTCTATGATTGTCATGGAAATCTTTGGGAATGGTGCCAAGATATCTATCATAGAGATTATCAAGGTGCGCCCGCCAATGAGCAAGCCTGGGAACAAGGCGGAGATCCTTTAAGACGAGTCTTAAGAGGAGGAGCCTGGATTAGTTCTGGGCTAATGTGTCGGTCTGCTTTTCGGGAATGTAGCATTCCAGATAAAGCTAGCAACACTATAGGTTTTCGTATTGTAGTTAGTTTATAA